A region of the Leptolyngbya sp. CCY15150 genome:
CCGGTGGCTGAGGCTCGCCCTGACACCGGCGCAGCAGACACCCCCGTGCTGCCCGCGTTGGTGGACGATGCTCTCACGGCTTATCAAAATGCCCAGAACGCTCTGCAGCAAGGGGATTGGGCTAGCTACGGTCGCTATCAACAGGAGCTAGGAGATCTGCTAGAGCGCCTGAATCAGCCCAGTGGCGAACCGCTGCCTACTCCGTAACCGTTAGGCGTCCCACCATGCCCGCTTCCCTATGCCCCGCAATCACGCAGCGGAGTTCATACTCGCCGGGCTTCATGGCAACAAAAAACCATTCTGCCTGGGTGCCGGGGCGCAGTTCTAGCTCGTGGATAGCACCCTTGATTTCCACATTGCCCGCCTCCACCTTCTTCGTCCAAATGGCATCGGCGAAGTCTTTGGCGGTGAAGTAGTGTTTCTCAGGACTAGGATTATCCAGCACCAGCCTGTAGAGCTTGCCGGCCTGGAACTCTAGGTGGTTGGGCACAAACTTCAGTTCATCTGCCGAGGTGCCCAGATTTATATGCACCGTAGTGGGTGCGGGAGCAGCGATCGCCCCTCCAGGCAGCAGTCCTAACCCGATGACAAGGGCCAGCAGCCAGCCCAGCAGTCGAGGCAGCGATCGCTGTAGTCTCCATCGGGGAAATCGGAGCTGAGGGAAGGCTTGATAGGTCATAGCGTCACATCCTGATCGATCTGATCAATTGTTTATGCTCAGTTTATCAGGACTGGTTGACGGACAAAATTGAAGACCCTCACCCCAAACCCCTCTCCCAGAGCGGGCGAGGGGCTTTGAAAGCAAGTGAACGTTCTTGCTACCCTTGTGGGGATAGGGGATAAAGATGGGTTAACGATGGGTGAGGGAATGGGGCTTTTCCAGACCGTGGCTCTCCATCCACTCCGCCTGGCCCATCACGTCAACAGCAGGGCCATCGGCTA
Encoded here:
- a CDS encoding biphenyl 2,3-dioxygenase, whose protein sequence is MTYQAFPQLRFPRWRLQRSLPRLLGWLLALVIGLGLLPGGAIAAPAPTTVHINLGTSADELKFVPNHLEFQAGKLYRLVLDNPSPEKHYFTAKDFADAIWTKKVEAGNVEIKGAIHELELRPGTQAEWFFVAMKPGEYELRCVIAGHREAGMVGRLTVTE